The following are encoded in a window of Providencia rettgeri genomic DNA:
- a CDS encoding DMSO/selenate family reductase complex A subunit: MINHYGKKMLSRRQFIQASASVATVSAVASSISLPFTSQAAPMVKSLPDEIDEKIKYSACLVNCGSRCPLKVHVKDDVITRISNETMYDDSQFGLHQIRPCLRGRSVRWKTYNPDRIKYPMVRVGKRGEGKFKRISWDEATTIVAEKLKETISKYGNEAIYYQYGSGSTGANLQGRNACKRLLSQLGGFLDQHGTYSTAQINGVIPYVYGKLEDSLLSEIANSDLVVMFGHNIAETRMSGGGQFYETLHALEKSKAKVIIIDPRRTDSVTTLGAEWIPIYPGTDGALVAAIIHTLIKENLTDEAFLAQYCVGWDRQTLPDSAPDNASYKDYILGLGDDGIEKTPVWASKITGVSPTRIIQLAREIGNAKAAWISQGWGLQRTASGEQAARAVMMLPVVTGNIGRAGTNAGGWGGNVAYPVPGFAIPNPVKTKIPCFMWTDAIVRGTEMTAENATLLGKERLETNVKFLWHYASNVTGNQHSDLNKTHKILVDESLCEFILVWDIHMTPSTKYADLILPDVSSVESNDLINNSYASGAYHYAIRLQNAITPLWECRQSYDVLTDIAEKLGIKDQFTEGRTHEQWIEHCYNQMREKNPQLPTFEETDGMGIVDRKLANSANYIALKSYRDSPTENPLPTPSGKIEIYSARLAKIAQEWEYPDDQRIPAVPEYCVNTEGVENTQAREKYPLQMTGFHDKGHAHSSYFNVAVLREAVPHQYWINPIDASARGIQDGNITEIFNDRGRIKIKAKVTARVLPGVIAVPQGAWRELDSEGVDIGGCINTLTTQQPSALVKGNPQHTNLVEVKRA, translated from the coding sequence ATGATTAATCACTATGGAAAGAAAATGTTAAGTCGGAGGCAATTTATCCAAGCCTCGGCTTCCGTTGCAACGGTGAGTGCTGTTGCCAGTTCTATCTCACTTCCTTTTACCAGCCAAGCCGCACCAATGGTTAAAAGCCTGCCAGATGAAATTGATGAAAAAATCAAATATAGCGCTTGCCTAGTAAATTGTGGTAGCCGTTGTCCATTAAAAGTACATGTCAAAGATGATGTGATCACCCGTATCTCCAATGAAACAATGTATGACGATAGCCAATTTGGCTTACATCAAATACGTCCATGTCTAAGAGGACGCTCTGTACGTTGGAAAACCTATAATCCAGACAGAATAAAATACCCAATGGTACGGGTTGGAAAACGGGGAGAAGGTAAATTTAAACGTATTAGTTGGGATGAAGCGACCACTATCGTTGCTGAAAAATTAAAAGAGACGATCAGTAAATATGGTAATGAAGCGATTTATTACCAATATGGCTCGGGCTCCACAGGGGCTAATTTACAAGGGCGAAATGCGTGTAAACGTTTGTTAAGTCAATTAGGTGGCTTCCTTGACCAACACGGAACGTATTCAACTGCGCAGATAAACGGTGTGATCCCCTATGTGTATGGCAAACTTGAGGATTCCCTTTTATCTGAAATTGCAAATAGCGATCTCGTTGTTATGTTTGGGCACAATATTGCAGAAACACGCATGTCTGGTGGCGGGCAATTTTATGAAACTTTACATGCTCTTGAGAAAAGCAAAGCGAAGGTGATTATTATTGACCCGCGCCGCACAGACAGTGTAACGACGCTAGGAGCAGAGTGGATCCCCATTTATCCCGGAACGGATGGGGCATTAGTTGCTGCGATTATTCATACTTTAATTAAAGAAAATTTAACGGATGAAGCCTTTCTTGCGCAATATTGTGTTGGGTGGGATAGGCAAACATTACCTGACTCGGCTCCTGATAATGCATCATATAAAGATTATATTTTAGGACTCGGTGATGATGGAATTGAAAAAACGCCGGTATGGGCAAGTAAGATCACAGGGGTTTCACCAACACGGATTATTCAACTAGCGCGTGAGATAGGTAATGCTAAAGCGGCTTGGATCTCACAGGGTTGGGGTTTACAAAGAACCGCTTCAGGGGAACAAGCTGCACGTGCCGTCATGATGCTGCCTGTTGTGACAGGCAATATTGGTCGAGCAGGCACCAATGCAGGGGGTTGGGGAGGTAATGTGGCTTATCCAGTCCCCGGATTTGCTATTCCCAATCCAGTGAAAACGAAAATCCCATGCTTTATGTGGACGGATGCTATTGTTCGTGGCACCGAAATGACGGCAGAAAATGCCACACTATTAGGTAAAGAAAGGCTCGAAACCAACGTAAAATTTCTCTGGCATTACGCGAGTAATGTGACGGGAAATCAGCATTCGGATCTCAATAAAACCCATAAAATTTTGGTCGATGAATCCCTCTGTGAATTTATTCTTGTTTGGGATATTCACATGACGCCCTCCACTAAATACGCCGATTTAATTTTACCTGATGTGAGCAGTGTTGAGTCGAATGACTTAATTAATAACTCCTATGCAAGTGGCGCGTATCACTATGCAATACGTTTGCAAAATGCCATCACACCATTATGGGAATGCCGTCAATCTTACGATGTGTTAACGGATATCGCTGAAAAATTGGGGATTAAAGACCAATTTACAGAAGGAAGGACGCATGAGCAGTGGATAGAGCATTGCTACAACCAAATGCGTGAAAAAAATCCACAGTTACCAACCTTTGAAGAAACTGATGGCATGGGGATTGTGGATAGAAAACTGGCCAATAGCGCAAATTATATTGCCTTGAAGTCTTATCGTGATTCACCAACAGAAAACCCGTTACCAACACCATCAGGAAAAATCGAAATTTACTCAGCGCGATTGGCAAAAATAGCTCAAGAGTGGGAATACCCTGATGATCAACGTATTCCTGCAGTGCCTGAGTATTGTGTGAACACTGAAGGGGTTGAAAATACGCAAGCGAGGGAAAAATACCCGCTACAAATGACGGGCTTTCATGATAAAGGCCATGCGCACTCATCCTATTTTAATGTCGCGGTATTGCGTGAAGCTGTACCACATCAATATTGGATAAACCCAATTGATGCATCCGCTCGTGGCATTCAAGATGGCAATATTACTGAAATCTTTAATGATAGAGGGCGTATAAAAATTAAGGCAAAAGTAACAGCGCGAGTGTTACCTGGGGTCATTGCAGTTCCTCAAGGGGCATGGCGTGAACTCGATAGTGAGGGAGTTGATATTGGTGGTTGTATTAACACGCTAACCACCCAGCAGCCATCTGCCCTAGTAAAAGGTAACCCTCAACATACTAACCTCGTTGAAGTCAAACGTGCATAA
- the cutC gene encoding copper homeostasis protein CutC, with translation MAKLEICCFGIECAQVAQEYGADRIELCSGAADGGLTPSYGYLKLAREKLHIPVHPIIRPRGGDFCYNVSEFDVIREDLIMIKEMGFPGAVIGILDSEGRIDIDRMHGLMDIAKGMNITFHRAFDMCINPLIALEQLSELGVARILTSGQQQSAELGLPLLKELHDKSQEINGPKIMAGAGVRLANLSKFMEIGLSEVHSSAGKTVPSTMSYRKVGVTMASNSETDEFTHYCVDGPTVEAMKDFISITEKVLV, from the coding sequence ATGGCAAAACTGGAAATTTGCTGTTTCGGAATTGAATGTGCACAAGTGGCACAAGAATACGGTGCTGACCGTATAGAATTGTGCTCTGGCGCTGCGGATGGCGGCCTAACACCCAGCTATGGCTATCTGAAATTAGCAAGAGAAAAACTTCACATTCCAGTTCATCCTATAATTCGTCCTCGTGGTGGTGATTTTTGCTATAACGTCAGTGAGTTTGACGTTATTCGTGAAGATTTAATCATGATTAAGGAAATGGGGTTCCCGGGTGCTGTTATCGGCATTCTTGATAGCGAAGGGCGTATCGATATTGACCGTATGCATGGATTAATGGATATTGCTAAAGGAATGAATATTACCTTCCATCGCGCATTTGATATGTGTATCAACCCATTAATTGCGTTAGAGCAATTAAGTGAATTAGGCGTGGCGCGAATTCTCACATCAGGCCAACAGCAAAGTGCTGAGTTGGGCCTGCCATTATTGAAAGAACTACACGATAAAAGCCAAGAAATCAATGGTCCGAAGATTATGGCTGGCGCGGGGGTTCGATTAGCTAATTTAAGCAAATTTATGGAAATCGGCTTATCGGAAGTGCATAGCTCGGCAGGGAAAACCGTCCCTTCAACCATGAGTTACCGTAAAGTTGGCGTAACAATGGCTTCGAACAGTGAAACGGATGAATTTACACATTATTGTGTTGATGGACCTACGGTGGAAGCAATGAAAGACTTTATTTCAATCACAGAAAAGGTTTTAGTTTAA
- a CDS encoding VOC family protein, with protein MLSFSEVPQLNDLWEDLPKFTNQLQSMARELNLSLKTYLIDHISVRCHHLETAQRWHNGLLQCGQLISDNIINGRPIRLYELNQPLHIAGQDVFIIELPYPKDKKYPQESWEHIEMVMEVSPIDLEKAARALLPKTLPIGFSIKVSQPKSQQERLPNPTLAVSNGIITIKYHPFSLKKIIESEK; from the coding sequence GTGCTGTCATTCAGTGAAGTTCCACAATTAAATGATTTATGGGAAGACTTACCCAAATTTACTAACCAGTTGCAATCCATGGCACGTGAACTTAACTTGTCATTAAAAACTTACCTTATAGATCACATTTCAGTGCGTTGTCATCACCTTGAAACTGCTCAGCGTTGGCATAACGGCTTACTGCAATGTGGGCAGCTTATTTCCGATAATATCATCAATGGCAGACCGATCCGCCTGTATGAACTTAATCAACCTCTGCACATTGCAGGTCAAGATGTGTTTATCATTGAACTGCCGTACCCAAAAGATAAAAAATACCCGCAAGAAAGCTGGGAACACATTGAAATGGTAATGGAGGTTTCCCCAATTGACTTAGAAAAAGCAGCGCGAGCTTTGTTGCCGAAAACACTACCAATAGGATTTAGTATAAAAGTGAGTCAGCCTAAATCTCAGCAAGAACGGCTACCCAATCCAACATTGGCAGTATCAAATGGTATTATAACCATCAAATACCATCCATTTTCGCTAAAAAAGATAATTGAAAGTGAAAAATAA
- the argS gene encoding arginine--tRNA ligase, which translates to MNIQAILSDKISAAMLAAGAPADSDALVRQSAKAQFGDYQANGVMGAAKKLGMPPRQLAEQIVNHLDLDGIARKVEIAGPGFINIFLEPSWIEKHVEEALACQRLGIAPVKAETIVIDYSAPNVAKQMHVGHLRSTIIGDAAARTQEFIGHRVIRANHVGDWGTQFGMLIAYLEKVQNEHANDMALADLEEFYREAKKHYDEDEEFAARARGYVVKLQSGDEYCLQMWRKLVDITMKQNQETYQRLNVTLTEDDVMGESLYNSMLPGIVADLKAKGLAVESEGATVVFLDEFKNKEGEPMGVIVQKKDGGFLYTTTDIACAKYRYETLHADRSLYYIDSRQHQHLMQAWTIVRKAGYIPESMALEHHMFGMMLGKDGKPFKTRTGGTVRLSDLLDEAVERAQALIREKNPDMPEDELQNVANVVGIGAVKYADLSKNRTTDYIFDWDNMLAFEGNTAPYMQYAYTRVASIFKKANLTEADLTLPISLQDPREIALATRLLQFEETILTVARDGTPHVMCAYLYELAGLFSSFYEHCPILSADDDAVRQSRLKLAALTQKTLKTGLDTLGIETVERM; encoded by the coding sequence GTGAATATTCAGGCGATTCTTTCAGATAAAATTAGTGCTGCAATGCTTGCAGCGGGTGCTCCCGCAGACAGTGATGCACTCGTGCGTCAATCCGCTAAAGCCCAATTTGGTGACTATCAAGCCAACGGTGTCATGGGCGCGGCTAAAAAACTGGGGATGCCGCCACGACAACTCGCTGAACAAATTGTTAATCACTTAGATTTAGACGGCATTGCCCGCAAAGTAGAAATTGCAGGGCCCGGTTTTATTAATATCTTTCTTGAACCTTCTTGGATTGAGAAACACGTTGAAGAAGCGCTAGCCTGCCAACGTTTGGGCATTGCCCCTGTAAAAGCCGAAACCATCGTTATTGACTACTCCGCACCGAATGTGGCCAAGCAAATGCATGTAGGTCACCTACGCTCCACCATTATTGGTGACGCTGCTGCGCGTACTCAAGAATTTATTGGTCACCGCGTGATCCGCGCTAACCACGTTGGCGACTGGGGAACCCAGTTCGGGATGTTAATTGCCTATCTTGAAAAAGTGCAAAATGAACATGCCAATGATATGGCACTGGCTGATTTGGAAGAGTTCTATCGCGAAGCCAAAAAACACTATGACGAAGACGAAGAATTCGCAGCACGTGCTCGTGGCTATGTTGTAAAATTACAATCGGGTGATGAATACTGCCTTCAGATGTGGCGCAAGCTAGTCGATATCACCATGAAACAAAACCAAGAAACCTATCAACGCCTAAACGTGACGTTGACGGAAGATGATGTCATGGGCGAAAGCTTATATAACAGCATGTTGCCAGGCATTGTTGCAGATTTAAAAGCCAAAGGTTTAGCTGTTGAAAGTGAAGGTGCCACCGTCGTTTTCCTTGATGAATTTAAAAATAAAGAAGGCGAGCCCATGGGCGTGATTGTCCAGAAGAAAGATGGCGGCTTCTTATACACGACCACTGACATCGCTTGTGCAAAATACCGTTACGAAACGCTTCACGCCGATCGTTCGTTATATTACATCGATTCACGTCAGCACCAACATTTAATGCAAGCTTGGACTATTGTCCGTAAAGCGGGCTACATCCCGGAATCAATGGCCCTTGAACACCATATGTTTGGCATGATGCTCGGCAAAGACGGTAAACCTTTTAAAACTCGTACAGGCGGTACCGTGCGCTTATCTGATTTACTCGATGAAGCGGTTGAACGTGCACAAGCGCTGATCCGTGAGAAAAACCCAGACATGCCGGAGGATGAGTTACAAAATGTCGCAAATGTTGTCGGTATCGGTGCAGTAAAATACGCTGATCTGTCTAAAAATAGAACGACAGACTATATTTTCGATTGGGATAATATGTTAGCTTTTGAAGGTAACACCGCGCCCTATATGCAATATGCGTACACCCGCGTTGCCTCCATCTTCAAAAAAGCAAATTTAACCGAAGCTGACCTTACTTTACCAATTTCACTCCAAGACCCACGTGAAATTGCGCTGGCAACTCGCTTATTACAGTTTGAAGAAACCATTCTAACCGTTGCTCGTGATGGTACCCCACATGTCATGTGTGCTTACCTGTATGAGCTGGCTGGTTTATTCTCAAGTTTCTATGAACATTGCCCAATTTTATCCGCAGACGATGACGCTGTACGCCAAAGCCGCTTAAAACTGGCTGCATTAACGCAAAAAACGTTAAAAACAGGCTTAGATACTTTAGGTATCGAAACGGTGGAAAGAATGTAA
- a CDS encoding helix-turn-helix transcriptional regulator, with the protein MKSHVFTLTLSGVTADTKGLEDALFAAGCDDALICYYGKSVYLMFDREANSLDCAIETAIMDIESAQIPMRVASVDNTLVGLSDIAKLTGLTRQAVALLKDGARGKGDFPAPVQRLSGNSPLWDWASVAVWLKDNNRLDHAFECCESAKILCKWNLVLQNCANEDVEEVQALTRKLIALRKEKQPTKVSC; encoded by the coding sequence ATGAAGTCACACGTATTTACGTTAACACTTTCTGGCGTAACGGCAGATACCAAGGGTTTAGAAGATGCTTTATTTGCTGCGGGGTGTGATGATGCATTGATTTGCTATTACGGTAAGTCGGTTTATTTAATGTTTGATAGAGAGGCGAATTCGCTAGATTGTGCCATTGAGACGGCAATTATGGACATTGAGAGCGCACAAATTCCAATGCGAGTCGCATCGGTAGACAATACGCTAGTTGGTTTAAGTGATATTGCCAAGTTAACAGGGTTAACACGTCAGGCGGTGGCGTTATTAAAAGATGGGGCGAGAGGAAAAGGCGATTTCCCTGCACCAGTACAACGATTAAGTGGCAATTCCCCGTTATGGGATTGGGCGAGTGTCGCTGTATGGTTGAAAGACAACAACCGGTTAGACCATGCATTTGAATGTTGTGAAAGTGCGAAAATATTATGTAAGTGGAATTTAGTCTTACAAAATTGTGCTAATGAAGATGTGGAAGAAGTACAGGCCTTGACGCGAAAACTAATTGCACTGCGTAAAGAAAAACAGCCCACGAAAGTGAGCTGTTAA
- the murJ gene encoding murein biosynthesis integral membrane protein MurJ translates to MNLLKSLAAVSSMTMMSRVLGFIRDAIIARVFGAGAAADAFFVAFKLPNLLRRIFAEGAFSQAFVPILAEYKNQQGEEATRTFVAYIAGMLTLALALVTALGMIAAPWIIYVTAPGFTDDADKFALTTDLLRVTFPYIFLISLASLVGAILNTWNRFSVPAFAPTLLNVSMIIFAAFAAPYFEPPIMSLAWAVLVGGVLQLVYQLPHLKKVGMLVLPRLSFRDSGVWRVMKMMGPAIIGVSVAQISLIINTIFASFLQSGSVSWMYYADRLMELPSGVLGVALGTILLPSLAKSFTSGNQGEYRQLMDWGLRLCLLLALPCALGLAILSEALTVSLFQYGNFTAHDSLMTQYALIAYCVGLTGMILVKILAPGFYSRQDIRTPVKIAIVTLILTQLMNLAFIGPLQHAGLALSIGLAACFNAGVLYWQLRKQDIFQPLAGWQGFLFKLLIALVVMGAVLFGLLHFMPSWQEGNMLMRMLRLIGVVIVGAGSYFAALYALGFRPRDFMKKSIV, encoded by the coding sequence ATGAATTTATTAAAATCGCTGGCGGCAGTCAGCTCTATGACCATGATGTCACGGGTTCTTGGCTTTATTCGCGATGCCATTATTGCTCGGGTGTTTGGTGCAGGTGCCGCGGCGGATGCTTTTTTTGTCGCGTTTAAACTGCCAAACTTGTTACGACGAATTTTTGCAGAAGGGGCATTCTCTCAAGCATTCGTTCCTATCTTAGCAGAATATAAAAACCAACAAGGCGAAGAGGCCACTCGCACCTTTGTCGCTTATATTGCAGGGATGCTAACGCTTGCCTTAGCATTAGTGACTGCGTTGGGTATGATTGCTGCGCCGTGGATAATTTATGTCACAGCGCCAGGTTTTACTGATGATGCGGATAAATTTGCCTTAACAACCGATCTGCTTCGAGTCACGTTTCCTTATATTTTTCTTATTTCATTAGCCTCTCTTGTTGGGGCAATTCTCAATACTTGGAATCGTTTCTCTGTGCCTGCCTTTGCGCCCACATTACTGAATGTGAGCATGATTATTTTTGCCGCGTTTGCTGCCCCATATTTTGAGCCGCCAATTATGTCGTTAGCATGGGCGGTATTAGTTGGTGGTGTATTGCAATTGGTGTATCAACTCCCCCATTTAAAGAAAGTCGGCATGTTAGTTTTACCGCGGCTTTCGTTTCGTGATAGTGGTGTTTGGCGGGTAATGAAAATGATGGGCCCCGCAATTATTGGGGTGTCGGTTGCACAAATTTCTTTAATTATTAACACCATATTTGCTTCATTTTTGCAATCAGGCTCTGTTTCATGGATGTATTATGCGGATAGACTGATGGAACTGCCTTCTGGGGTGCTGGGTGTGGCATTGGGGACAATTTTACTGCCATCCCTCGCAAAAAGTTTTACCAGTGGTAACCAAGGGGAATATCGCCAATTAATGGACTGGGGGCTGCGTCTTTGCCTGTTATTGGCACTACCCTGTGCTCTGGGTTTGGCTATCTTATCGGAAGCGTTGACCGTTTCCTTATTCCAATATGGTAATTTTACGGCTCATGACTCGTTAATGACGCAATATGCATTGATTGCCTATTGTGTCGGGTTAACAGGCATGATTTTAGTGAAAATCTTAGCGCCAGGTTTTTATTCTCGCCAAGATATTCGCACCCCCGTCAAAATTGCGATCGTAACATTAATTCTGACCCAACTTATGAACTTAGCATTTATCGGACCATTGCAGCATGCAGGATTAGCATTATCGATTGGCTTAGCCGCGTGTTTCAATGCGGGTGTTCTGTATTGGCAATTGCGCAAACAAGATATTTTTCAGCCCCTCGCGGGCTGGCAAGGTTTCTTATTTAAGTTACTGATTGCATTAGTAGTAATGGGGGCGGTGTTATTCGGTCTGTTGCACTTTATGCCATCTTGGCAAGAAGGCAATATGCTAATGCGTATGCTGCGTTTAATTGGGGTGGTGATTGTTGGGGCGGGTAGCTATTTTGCTGCTTTATATGCATTAGGTTTTCGTCCTCGCGATTTTATGAAGAAAAGTATTGTATAA
- the rimJ gene encoding ribosomal protein S5-alanine N-acetyltransferase yields MFGYRSNVPKVRLITDRMIIRLAYERDNYRLADYYSLNKDFLTPWEPTRDNSHYQPAGWLNRLQVMNEMHRDGSAFHFLLLDKEENDVIGVANFSNVLRGSFHACYLGYSLGEKWQGQGLMFEALTQAIRYMQQQQKMHRIMANYMPHNIRSGNLLAKLGFEREGYARQYLQINGEWRDHVLMALTNDAWATNKA; encoded by the coding sequence ATGTTTGGTTATCGCTCAAATGTACCGAAGGTACGCCTGATCACTGACAGAATGATTATTCGTTTGGCTTATGAGCGAGATAATTATCGACTGGCTGATTATTACAGCTTAAATAAAGACTTTCTGACCCCTTGGGAGCCGACTCGGGATAACTCACATTATCAGCCTGCTGGGTGGCTAAATCGTTTGCAAGTGATGAATGAAATGCATCGCGACGGCAGTGCTTTTCATTTCCTATTATTAGATAAAGAGGAAAATGATGTTATAGGCGTAGCAAATTTCAGTAATGTCCTACGCGGTTCGTTTCATGCGTGTTACTTAGGGTATTCACTGGGCGAAAAATGGCAAGGGCAAGGGCTGATGTTCGAAGCGTTAACCCAAGCGATCCGCTATATGCAACAACAGCAAAAAATGCATCGTATCATGGCGAACTATATGCCTCATAATATACGTAGTGGCAATCTATTAGCCAAACTTGGCTTTGAACGTGAAGGCTACGCAAGGCAATATTTGCAAATTAATGGTGAGTGGCGTGATCATGTACTCATGGCGCTGACGAATGATGCGTGGGCAACCAATAAAGCGTAA
- the mdtH gene encoding multidrug efflux MFS transporter MdtH, whose translation MAQVSRARSLGKYFLLLDNMLVVLGFFVVFPLISIRFVDQLGWAAVVVGFALGLRQFVQQGLGIFGGAIADRFGAKPMIVIGMLLRASGFAIMAVAYDPWVLWLSCVLSALGGTLFDPPRTALVIKLTRPYERGRFYSLLLMQDSAGAVIGALIGSWLLQYDFHYVCWVGAAVFIIAAICNAWLLPAYRISTIRTPIKEGMSRVLKDKRFVTYVVTLAGYFMLSVQVMLMFPIVVNELAGTPTAVKWMYAIEAAISLTLLYPIARWSEKHFRLEQRLMAGLFLMSLSMFPIGMTTSLNVLFALICLFYLGTVTADPARETLSASLADPRARGSYMGFSRLGLALGGAVGYTGGGWMYDIGHQWNMPQLPWFLLGIIGFITLWALHKQFNRKKIETVMLSGQ comes from the coding sequence ATGGCACAGGTGTCACGGGCAAGAAGCCTTGGTAAATATTTTCTTTTACTCGACAACATGCTCGTTGTCCTCGGCTTTTTTGTCGTTTTTCCTTTGATTTCAATTCGATTTGTTGACCAATTAGGTTGGGCTGCTGTTGTCGTCGGTTTTGCTTTAGGTCTACGGCAATTTGTTCAACAAGGCTTAGGGATTTTCGGCGGTGCTATTGCTGACCGATTTGGCGCTAAACCAATGATTGTTATTGGAATGCTTTTACGTGCCAGCGGCTTTGCGATTATGGCGGTTGCCTATGACCCTTGGGTACTGTGGCTATCTTGCGTCCTTTCAGCTTTGGGGGGCACGCTGTTTGATCCCCCAAGAACAGCGCTTGTTATCAAACTCACTCGCCCCTATGAACGCGGACGCTTTTACTCGCTGTTATTAATGCAAGATAGTGCGGGTGCCGTTATTGGAGCGTTAATTGGTAGCTGGTTACTTCAATATGATTTTCATTATGTGTGCTGGGTGGGCGCTGCGGTGTTTATCATTGCGGCCATCTGTAATGCATGGCTGTTACCTGCTTACCGGATCTCAACCATTAGAACCCCCATTAAAGAAGGCATGAGTCGCGTCTTAAAAGACAAACGCTTTGTCACTTATGTCGTGACCTTAGCAGGCTACTTTATGCTTTCAGTACAAGTAATGTTAATGTTCCCGATTGTTGTCAATGAGTTAGCAGGGACACCAACCGCTGTAAAATGGATGTATGCTATTGAAGCTGCGATTTCACTTACCTTGCTATACCCCATTGCACGCTGGAGTGAAAAACATTTTCGCCTTGAACAACGGTTAATGGCGGGGCTTTTTTTAATGAGTTTAAGCATGTTCCCGATTGGTATGACGACTTCGTTGAATGTGTTATTTGCGCTAATTTGCTTATTCTATTTGGGTACCGTCACCGCCGATCCTGCTCGTGAAACCTTAAGTGCTTCACTTGCCGATCCTCGCGCACGTGGCAGTTATATGGGCTTTAGCCGTCTTGGTCTTGCTTTAGGTGGTGCTGTCGGCTATACAGGTGGTGGCTGGATGTACGATATTGGTCACCAATGGAATATGCCACAATTGCCGTGGTTTTTATTGGGTATTATCGGTTTTATCACTCTGTGGGCGCTGCACAAGCAATTTAATCGTAAAAAAATTGAAACAGTCATGTTGAGTGGTCAGTAA
- a CDS encoding lipoprotein, which yields MKRFFLAAMVGFITLVTGCSQLSEFSISESQINSYLANKVKYDHKVGISGLADADIQLANLKSEIGRREPGKIALNGDATVKLDSLIGKAEAQISLTLTARPIFDAKTGAIYLKELNISNYKVMPENMDTAMSAVIPYLNSSLETFFETQPVYVLNPDNGAAEATAKKLAKGLEIKPGKLVIPLVD from the coding sequence ATGAAAAGGTTTTTTTTGGCGGCAATGGTGGGTTTTATCACTCTCGTTACTGGCTGTAGTCAATTATCTGAATTCAGTATTAGTGAGTCTCAAATTAATAGTTACCTTGCTAATAAAGTGAAATATGACCACAAAGTGGGAATTTCTGGGCTTGCGGATGCGGATATCCAACTGGCGAATTTAAAATCTGAAATTGGTCGCCGTGAGCCGGGAAAAATTGCGTTAAATGGGGACGCCACCGTTAAGTTAGACTCTTTAATTGGCAAAGCTGAAGCACAAATTAGTCTAACTTTAACCGCACGTCCTATTTTTGACGCGAAAACAGGTGCTATCTACTTAAAAGAATTGAATATTAGCAACTATAAAGTGATGCCAGAGAATATGGATACTGCTATGTCAGCGGTGATCCCTTACTTAAATAGTTCCCTTGAAACTTTCTTTGAAACACAACCCGTGTATGTCCTCAATCCAGATAATGGCGCTGCGGAAGCAACCGCAAAAAAACTGGCTAAAGGGCTAGAAATTAAACCGGGTAAACTGGTCATTCCATTAGTGGATTGA
- a CDS encoding molecular chaperone, which yields MNEFSIVCRILGTLFQRSANDDLVKPLIELIAQDKLKASWPLEQDELWSRMAKGMDIKAVSADYQALFAGEKPAVSMLANDYDGEVTEAEIREFLTVRGMTLTDAPVSTFGALLLAASWLEDQAAEDETAAQEELFDSYILSWYGAFLGKVEAHASTAFYRTLAQIARDAVIALRDELDSEIE from the coding sequence ATGAACGAATTTTCAATTGTCTGCCGTATTTTAGGGACATTATTTCAGCGCAGCGCTAATGATGACCTCGTCAAACCCCTGATAGAGTTGATCGCGCAGGATAAATTGAAAGCCTCTTGGCCGCTAGAGCAAGATGAATTATGGTCGCGCATGGCAAAAGGGATGGATATCAAGGCGGTTAGTGCTGATTACCAAGCTCTATTTGCGGGTGAAAAACCCGCAGTGTCAATGTTAGCCAATGATTATGATGGAGAGGTGACTGAAGCTGAAATCCGTGAGTTTTTAACGGTTAGAGGTATGACCCTCACGGACGCACCAGTAAGCACATTTGGCGCGTTATTACTTGCTGCATCTTGGTTAGAAGACCAAGCCGCAGAAGATGAAACTGCCGCACAAGAAGAGTTGTTTGATAGCTATATTCTCAGTTGGTACGGCGCGTTTTTAGGCAAAGTTGAAGCCCATGCTTCCACGGCATTTTATCGAACATTAGCGCAAATCGCCCGTGATGCGGTGATTGCGTTACGGGATGAATTAGATTCAGAAATAGAATGA